The genomic segment CTTCGATTGTCACGCTGATGAATGTCTTGTTCTGGTGGATCAGGGACGCGGCGATCGCGCCGCTGTCATATCCGCTGGAGAGACCGATAAAGGGTTTCCCGCGAAGATGTTTCACCCGCTTAGCGACAGATCTGTCGAAAGCTTCGAACCAGTCCGAAAGATCTGTTTTGTACTGCGCGATATTGAACGTATATGTCTCGCGCTCCAGGATGCACTTGTTGTCGAAGGCATATTCGACAACGTGGTTGGGCTTCAAGGACTTGATGTTTGAATATCCCAGCGCGGACAGCGCCCCTCGATAACTTGCAAAGCCGAAATCATTGCCATTTGAGCCGAAGTAAAGCGGTTTGGTGCCAAAGCAGTCGCGCGCAACAAAAATGGTGTCCTTTTCGTAGTCTGCGAGAATGATCGCATATTCGCCGTCCAGACGGGAGAAACAGTCGGCCCCATGTTCGGTATACATGTCATGCAGAAACTGGACTTCGCTTTCGTAGCTATCCGGGCAGGAATAGATCTCACCGTTGAACATGATGACGATTTTTTCGTCGTCAGACACATAAGGCTGCGCAATGAAATCTCCGCGCATCGACAACAGATTATGGCAGAAAAAATGACCGTTTACTGTGCGCGTTGCTGTACTGTCCGGTCCCCGGAGCGACATCATCCTGTTGAAGTCGTTCGTTTCAGGCTGGAGAGTTGAAAAAAGAAAGCTGCACATTCTACCGGACTGACATGTTGTTGTTTCGGTGTCTTTTCAGGCGTGGGCTTCTGACCTTTACAATAAGATCGCCATGCCTGGTTCCAACATCCAATTTGTCTTTGAACCCACAGGCGCAACAATTTCACATGCGATGAGCGTACTGCAGATCTTTCCGCGAAAGTTGCCTCGGAAAGGCCACATCTGCGTCAGGCTTCGCTTAGAACACTTTCCAGCCGCTTGATCAACAACCTGTTGTCGAGATTGCTGACGGCGAATTCGCGGCTGGCGCGCCCGACTTTTTCCGCGTCGATGTTTCCCGTAAGCGCATCGCGAATGAGGGTGCGGAACCCGGTTTCGTCCAACTCGTCGACCAGAAATCCGGTTTTCCCTTCGCTGACCAGTTCAGGAATACCGGCGTGACGCGTGGACAAGACTACGCATCCGCAGGCAAGTGCCTCTTGTATGGAGGTTGGCGCGCCTTCTGCATCTCCCTCCGGGCTTGTCACCGAATGTTGCAGGAAATATTCGGCTTGCTGGAGGTGCTTCATGACACTGTCGTGAGACTGTTCACCCAGGATCTCTACTTGTCCTTCCATACGCATTTCGCGGATAATCTCTTGGCATCGCTCCTGCCAGGGGCCGCCACCAAGCATGGAAAGGGACGCATCCGGATAGGATTTTGCTTCTTCACAAAATGAACGCACCGTGATGTCGGGCCGCTTCTTATCGACCAGTCTGCCGATGGCAACGAACTTGTGTTTTTTCTTGTCCAAGGGATGAAATTTTTCAGTGTTCACGCCGCTGGGAATGACATGGCTGTTCGGGTGAACGAGACCATATCTGGCCAGATTGTCCTTCAGGAATTTCGAAACGAAAAACAAGCCTGCCGTTTTCTCGAAGGCACGCGCAGTCAGCCTCTGTTGCCGCAAAGAGCGGATTCGCATCGTGCCGTCATAACCCCGGTAATATGTGAACATGGGAATGCCGATGTCCCCGATACTGCTCACCACCTCAGCGCCGATGCAGCCGAACTCACACAGCACGGCATCGACTTTTTCCCGTCGCAGAAATTCGATGATCCGGGCCCGCTCTGTCCCGATGAGGCTCTGTTGGGGAAGCCCCTTCAGTTTGTTCGCAAGTTCGTTGACCGGTGTGAGGACCTTGTCCCAAAGCGTCGGCGAAACGCTGCTGCGATCAAAAACTGTTCTTTTGACGGGCTGGAAGGTTGTTTCCTTGCCGGCGCATACGACTGCCGATCCGGAAAACAGGTTTTCGATATGAAAATTCACCATCGTTTGGTGAGGATGCATATAGGCGTATGTGAAGATGCAGATCTTTTTCATTATTGCCAATTCGATCCGGGACCGGCTTCAAGCTGAGCGCGCCTTACGTGCCCCTGTTCTCCTGTGCGCCCCTAAAGAGAAGTTGCTCGTATTTTCCCAGAATGCTGGTTTCCGAGAATTGCGCCAAGAGGAATTTGTGCCCCTCCTGCGCCAGGTCGGGCGGCGCGGTAATGGAAACGCCAACGGCGTCGATTGACCTCACCAATCCATCCACATCTCCGCACGGTGACAACAATCCGGTCTTCTCGTGCTCTATCAGCCAGCCGGGGCCTGGCGAATCTGTCGCGACAACGGGAAGACCGGCGTTCCAACCCTCCAGAACGACATTCCCGAGCGGTTCATCGTCTGCCGGACAGACCAGAATGTCGGCGGCTTTCAGGAATGTCGAAGGGTCTCGTTGCCAGCCCAGAAAGTGCGTGCGGTCCTGAACACCCAACTCACCGGCGAGCAGTTTCATGTCATCCATCAGCTCCCCGTCGCCGATCAGCCAGGCGTGAACATTTTCGGGCAATTTCGCGAGCGCCTTGATCAGGAGGTCGAAACGCTTGCGCTCGACAAACCGGCCGAGGGAAATCAGAACGGTGGCGTCATCTGGGGTGTTGTAGTCCGCACGGTTGACCGGCTTCAGATCTTCAGGAAGCGGGTCGACGAAATTGCTGATCATATGTGCCCTGTCGGCCGGCCATCCCATGTCGACTGCCTGCCTGATAATTTCCGGTGTGTTGCCGATCAGGTTCTGGACATTGCCATATGTGTGAAAGCCGTCCGGAAAATCACCCAGGCGCAAAAAGGTGCGCATGTTAGGGCCGGGTTTTGGCATCCATTTGCTGGCAGGGCTCATCCACCCCAACGTGACTTTCGCACCAAAGCTTCTTATTTCCCGCGAAATTCCCCAGCGCACGAAGTGACGTTTGAAGTGCGAACGGCTGAATTTCAGCTCGCGAACTTCGCAGTGTTGCGCCAATTCGTCCCGCCACGGACGGTTTTTCCGAATAAACGCGATCTGTTCGACGCCGCGTTTGGCGAGCGCGCGCGACAGGCGCAGGAAGAACTTTTCCGCACCGCCATCAACTCCAAGATGGATATGGGCAATCTTGTTGCCGGATCCGGGACGCTCAGTTGCCATCGATCACGTCATAATAGTTGTGTGCACGACCGAACAGACCGCGCAGGTTTCCAGAGCCCTTCATCAGGCGGATCAGGCCGTAGTAAAAAAGTTTCTCACCGCGTTTTTTCGCAAACGGTTTGACGACAAAGCCAACCACTGTCGCGAGCAGGCCGAACAGCATGCGACGTGTGCTTTTGGGAATGAAGTGAAGCGCTGCCTTGCTTCTGCCTTCGCGCAGGACGATGTTGAAAGCACCGGAGGTTGCGGCCATGTGCATCCTGCTGAGCAGGCGCCTGGTGGTCACGCGGGATGCCGGAATGTCCTCTTCGACAAAGGCATCGTCTACCCAGATCATCTTCGCGCCCGCCGCATGTGTCCGGCGGAAGAAGTCGATATCCTCGCTGCCGAATGTCAGCCTTTCGTCAAACCGCAGTCCAAGCCCGTCATCGCGGATGATACGCGCGCTGAGAAGCACGTTGTTTGTCGGCGCTTCCGTGATGACCGTGCCGGTTGGCCTGGGTTTGAGAAGCTGCGACTTCCACCAGTGCGGTGCCGGCTTCTCGTAAATCCGGCGGACCGGTCCGTTGGCAACTTCGGCATTGTGCTCTTTGCATGCGCTCAACAGCCTTTCGATCCAGTCCGGCTCTGCGCGTTCGTCATCATCGATCAGCGCGACCCAATCCGGATCATGTTCAAGGGCCGCTTCCAGTGCACTGTTGCGCGCGAAGGGAATTCCCTTTCGCCTTTCATGATAAAAATGGACGGCAAGCGAGAGCTGCGACGTCAACTCGGCAGCGGCTGCGCCATGGAAGTGCGGTTGAGGGTCGTTTTCAACAACAACAGCCAGAATCTCAGTGCCGGCCGGACGGATCAGCTTGTCGAGGCTGAAGAGGCACGCCTTGAGCATGTTCGGACGCTGCGCCGTGCACACGGCAATGACCAGTTTCTGGGTCATGGAGGGAGATCGGTCCTTGACTTTGCTGTAGTTGTGCCTGCCGGGGTTCGGAGCCCGGCTCGCGCAGGGGTTTCGCGCAACTGAAGCTTACTGTCAAAGGATTTCCGCAAGGTTCGTCTTCCCACGATGCCACGCCCGCGCTACGGTTTGGGTCATAACCCTTTGAGCGATTGCACATATGCAACGGTGTTTGGGAGGACACAGATGAAGGGACAGATGATGCACCGTCCGCTGAAGATTGCGGACATCATCACCTTCGCAGCGGCCAATTATCCGCAAGGCGAGCTCGTCTCCGTGCGAACGGAAGGCGACATCCACAGGGCGACCTATCGCGAAACCGCGCGCCGAACGGCGCAGCTGGCCCACGGGCTGAAGAAGCTCGGTGTCAATCCGGGCGACAGGATCGCGACGCTGGCCTGGAACGGTTATCGGCATTTCGAACTTTACTATGCGATTTCCGGCATCGGTGCGGTCTGTCATACGATCAATCCGCGGCTCTCCGCCGAGCAGATGATCTACATCGTCAATCACGCACATGACCGGATCATCTTCTGCGACACCACTTTCGTGCCGATTATTGAGAAACTCCGCTCGCATTTTCCGGACGATCTGCGGGTCGTTTTGATGACGGACAGGGCACACATGCCTCAGACATCTTTGGAGGGTGTCCTGTGTTACGAGGACATTCTTGAAGGCCAGCCGTCCGAAATCGACTGGCCGGACGTTGATGAAAACGATGCAGCCGGGCTTTGCTACACCTCGGGCACGACGGGAAATCCGAAAGGCACCTTGTTTTCACACCGGTCCACGGTTCTTCATGCGTTCACGCTGTGTGTCACTATCCCGAAAGTTCTGCAGGAAGGTGGCCGGATCCTGCCGGTGGTGCCGCTCTTCCATGTGAATGCATGGGGTTTGCCCTATGCCGCACCCCTGTCCGGGGCGAGCCTCATTTTCCCGGGGGCGGCACTCGACGGCAAAAGCCTGTTCGACCTCATGGATCGTGAGAAAGTCTTCTCTGCCTGGGGCGTTCCGACCGTCTGGCTGGGACTGATGAACGAGATCAGCCAGAGGGGAGCCTTGCCGCACGGTTTCGGCGATGTGGTGATCGGCGGGTCGGCCGCTCCAAGGGCGCTGATCGAAGCGTTCGAAACCAGGGGCGTCAATGTCTGTCACGCCTGGGGCATGACCGAAATGAGCCCGCTCGGCACGCAGTGCAACCTGCCGCCTGATATGGCAGACTGGCCGCTCGAACAACGCATCGACCGCAAGCAGTCGCAGGGCCGCGGCGTGTTTGGCGTCGACATGAAGATCGTCGACGATGCCGGAGAGCGGCAACCGCATGACGGCCGGTCTGCAGGCCATCTCTATGTGCGTGGAAATACGATCACGTCGGGCTATTTCAACGACCCGGAAGCCTCTGCGCCCGTGTTCGACAACGACGGCTGGTTTTGCACCGGCGACATTGCCACCATCGACCCGCAGGGTTTCTTGAAGATCACGGACCGGTCGAAGGATCTGATCAAGTCCGGCGGCGAGTGGATCAGTTCGCTTGATCTGGAAAACATCGTCATGTCCCACCCGGGCGTTGCCAATTGCGCGGTGATCGCCGTGCCGGATCCCAAGTGGGACGAAAGGCCCTTGCTGATCGTCGTGCCGAGGGAAGATGCCCAGCCTCAAAAAGAGGAGCTGCTCGACATGCTCGCGGAAAAACTCGCCAAATGGCAAGTGCCTGATGAGATCGTCTTCGTGGATCAGCTTCCGCTCACCGCAACGGGCAAGGTCTCCAAACTGACTTTAAGAAAGCAGCGCGCTGAGGGAGGCCTATGACACCGGACACGCTCTTCGGTCTTTCGGGCAAGACAGCTCTTGTAACCGGTGGCGCTACTGGAATTGGCCGCATGGCGGCCGAGGGCCTCGTTGCGGCCGGCGCAAGGGTTTTCATCGCCAGCCGCAAGGAAGACGCGTGCCGGTCCGCAGCGTCTGAGCTGAATACGGCCGGATATTCGGGCAGTGCAGAAGGTTTCGGCGGCGATGTTGCATCGGAAGAAGGCATCGAAGCGCTGGTCGCAGATGTCAGAGCGCGCACCGGGCAGCTTGATATTCTGATGAACAATGCCGGGACCAGCTGGGGCACGCCGCTCGGCGATTTCCCCTATTTTGCCTGGGAAAGGGTCATGCAGCTCAATGTGACGGGACTGTTCCACCTCACCCAGTCTCTGTTGCCCCTTTTGGAGGCCACGGCAAGCGACGATGATCCGGCAAGGGTCGTCAATGTGGGCTCCGTGATGGGCGAAACCCCGCATGGAGACCGGGCCTACAGCTACGCAGCCTCCAAGGCGGCCGTGCATCACCTGACCCGGATACTGGCGAAGGAACTGGCTGAAAAACGGATCACAGTGAATGCGCTGGCGCCTGGACCGTTCGTCAGCAAGATGACTGCTTTTGCGACGGCAGACGAAGACGTGCGAGGCCGCGTTGGCGCCCAGGTTCCGCTCGGCAGGGTCGGGCGGTCGGAAGATATCGCAGCAGCGCTACAGTTTCTGTGTGGCCGTGGCGGTTCCTATGTGACTGGCGCGATCTTGCCCATCAGCGGCGGGATAAACGTCGAAACAGGTCCGGACCTCTTCCAGGAGGCCTATACGTGACGGTGACGCAGGCGCCTCGCGTCCTTTCGATCGATGTGCTAAGGGAAATGTCCGGCCAGGAAGTCGGATGCTCGTCCTGGTTTCTGATCGATCAGGCGAGGATAGATTCCTTTGCGGACGTGACGCAGGACCACCAGTTCATTCATGTTGATCCGCTCCGTGCGGCGGAAACGCCTTTTGGCGGGACGATCGCGCATGGTTTTCTGACGCTTTCTCTGCTTTCTGCGATGGGATTGGAAGCGCAGCCGCAAATCGAAAATTCGACGATGGGGATCAACTACGGTTTCGATCGGATCAGGTTTTTGTCTCCCGTCCGGGTCGGCAGCAGGGTGCGGGGACGATTTGTTCTGGCAAATGTCAGAGAGGTTTCCACAAGCGACGTGGACATTCTCTGGAAGGCAACGGTCGAAATCGAGGGTGAAGCACGCCCGGCCCTGAAGGCAGACTGGCTCAACCGGTTCTACCTCGCAAAAGACGGGGAGACAAAGACAGCATGCTGAAAACGCGGACACTTCCATCTGCCCTGCAGGGATTGCGGTTGCCGGCCGTAGCGGCGCCGCTTTTCATCGTTTCGTGCCCCGAACTTGTGATCGCCCAGTGCAAGGCCGGCGTGATCGGAAGTTTCCCGGCGCTCAACGCGCGCGACGAGCCGGATGGTCCGGTGATGCTTGAGACGTGGCTTCAGACGATCACGGAAGAACTCGACCGGCACAACCAGGCCAATCCCGATCGGCCGGCTGCCCCATTTGCCGTCAACCAGATCGTCCATCGCTCCAACGAGCGGTTGGAGCGGGACGTTGACATCTGCGCCCGTTGGAAAGTGCCGATCTGGATCACGTCGATGGGCGCGCGCGTGGAGGTCAATGAGGCGGCCCATTCCTGCGGCGGAATCGCGCTCCATGACGTCATCAACAACACCTACGCGAAAAAAGCAGTCGAAAAGGGTGCGGACGGTCTGATTGCAGTCGCAGCAGGTGCGGGCGGGCATGGCGGTCCGCAATCCCCCTTCGCCCTTGTCCGTGAGATCCGCGAGTGGTTCGACGGTCCCCTGCTTCTTGCCGGGGCAATTTCGACGGGTGAAGCGCTGCTTGCGGCGCGTGTGCTTGGCGCCGATCTCGGCTATGTCGGCTCTCCGTTCGTGGCAACTGACGAAGCCAATGCCGATCCTGCCTACAAGGACCTCATGGTTTTAGGTGGTGCGGAAGATGTTCTGACCTCATCACTCTTTACCGGACATCCCGCCAACTATCTGAAGGGCTCACTGTCCAGGGTCGGTCTCGATCCGGACAATCTGCCCGGGACCTGGGAAGTCAGTGTCATGCCGGACGACAGCCCGTTGCCGAAAGCGTGGCGGGAAATCTGGGGCGCGGGTCAGGGGATCGGTGCCATCAAGTCGGTCGGACCAGCAGCCACAGTGGTGGATCGCCTTGAGCGCGAATACCTGGATGCGTGTCTGCGTCTGAAAGAAAACTTGTAAGGAGTCGTCATGGATCTGGGCATAACCGACCGGGTGAAGCCGCTCATCGAGCAGGTTCGCCAGATGGTCGAAACCGAGATTGCGCCCCTGGACGCCGAGTTCCACCACGAGGTTGGAAAACACCCGTCAGGTGACCGGTTTCAACATACGCAGCGCCAGCTGGACATATTGGAAGAGCTCAAGGCGAAGGCAAAGGAACGCGGCCTTTGGAACTTCTGGCTGACCGACAGTGAGCGGGGCTTCGGACTGACGACGGTCGAATACGCCTATCTTGCCGAGGAAATGGGCAAGGTCGGGATTGCCGCCGAAGTGTTCAATTGCAATGCGCCTGACACCGGCAACATGGAAGTCCTGGAGCGCTATGGCATCGGCAAACACAAGGAGCGCTGGCTGAAGCCTCTGCTGGAAGGAACCATTCGTTCCGCCTATCTGATGAGCGAGCCTGAAGTCGCTTCCTCCGATGCAACCAACATATCCCTTGAAGCGGTGAGGGAGGGGGACGAGTGGGTTCTCAATGGCGAGAAATGGTGGGCGACCGGTGCCGGTGATCCGCGCTGCAAGCTCTATATCGTCATGGCCGCGACCGACCCTTCGGCGCACAAGCACAGCCGCCACTCCATGTTTCTCGTTCCAAGCGATGCGAGCGGCATCGAAGTTCTGCGGCCCATGCAGGTATTCGGCGCGGACGATGCGCCGCATGGCCACATGCATATCCGCTTCACCAATGTCCGCGTGCCGGCGGAAGATCTGGTGCTGGGTGAAGGGCGTGGCTTTGAGGTGGCGCAGGGACGCCTCGGTCCCGGCCGCATTCATCATTGCATGCGGGCGATCGGACAGGCCGAGATGGCGTTGGAGCTTTTGTGCAGGCGCGCCATGCAACGCGAGGCGTTCGGCAAGAAGCTGACGGATCTCGGCGCCAACTATGACATCATCGCCGACGCGCGCATGGAAATCGAGATGGCACGCCTGCTCTGTCTCAAGGCGG from the Roseibium sp. HPY-6 genome contains:
- a CDS encoding asparagine synthase-related protein — encoded protein: MCSFLFSTLQPETNDFNRMMSLRGPDSTATRTVNGHFFCHNLLSMRGDFIAQPYVSDDEKIVIMFNGEIYSCPDSYESEVQFLHDMYTEHGADCFSRLDGEYAIILADYEKDTIFVARDCFGTKPLYFGSNGNDFGFASYRGALSALGYSNIKSLKPNHVVEYAFDNKCILERETYTFNIAQYKTDLSDWFEAFDRSVAKRVKHLRGKPFIGLSSGYDSGAIAASLIHQNKTFISVTIEGREDPDVVQQRFDAVEASGNRALLLPETELDLTSLRAWLQDRVEDQPYFIINDDGERTETGKSVHTDKAALMLAGVCTKAKAAGALVYLSGSGADEIVSDYGFAGKKFFAHSNFGGQFPPNFLGQFPWSSFYGSTQAAYLSKEEMVAGSFGMEARYPFLDRAVVQEFLSLTSDVKNKQYKSAISEYLKLREFSVKEDVKIGFGFKDKPKKKKKGFSGIRKVKKLFQ
- a CDS encoding glycosyltransferase, whose amino-acid sequence is MKKICIFTYAYMHPHQTMVNFHIENLFSGSAVVCAGKETTFQPVKRTVFDRSSVSPTLWDKVLTPVNELANKLKGLPQQSLIGTERARIIEFLRREKVDAVLCEFGCIGAEVVSSIGDIGIPMFTYYRGYDGTMRIRSLRQQRLTARAFEKTAGLFFVSKFLKDNLARYGLVHPNSHVIPSGVNTEKFHPLDKKKHKFVAIGRLVDKKRPDITVRSFCEEAKSYPDASLSMLGGGPWQERCQEIIREMRMEGQVEILGEQSHDSVMKHLQQAEYFLQHSVTSPEGDAEGAPTSIQEALACGCVVLSTRHAGIPELVSEGKTGFLVDELDETGFRTLIRDALTGNIDAEKVGRASREFAVSNLDNRLLIKRLESVLSEA
- a CDS encoding glycosyltransferase → MATERPGSGNKIAHIHLGVDGGAEKFFLRLSRALAKRGVEQIAFIRKNRPWRDELAQHCEVRELKFSRSHFKRHFVRWGISREIRSFGAKVTLGWMSPASKWMPKPGPNMRTFLRLGDFPDGFHTYGNVQNLIGNTPEIIRQAVDMGWPADRAHMISNFVDPLPEDLKPVNRADYNTPDDATVLISLGRFVERKRFDLLIKALAKLPENVHAWLIGDGELMDDMKLLAGELGVQDRTHFLGWQRDPSTFLKAADILVCPADDEPLGNVVLEGWNAGLPVVATDSPGPGWLIEHEKTGLLSPCGDVDGLVRSIDAVGVSITAPPDLAQEGHKFLLAQFSETSILGKYEQLLFRGAQENRGT
- a CDS encoding glycosyltransferase, giving the protein MTQKLVIAVCTAQRPNMLKACLFSLDKLIRPAGTEILAVVVENDPQPHFHGAAAAELTSQLSLAVHFYHERRKGIPFARNSALEAALEHDPDWVALIDDDERAEPDWIERLLSACKEHNAEVANGPVRRIYEKPAPHWWKSQLLKPRPTGTVITEAPTNNVLLSARIIRDDGLGLRFDERLTFGSEDIDFFRRTHAAGAKMIWVDDAFVEEDIPASRVTTRRLLSRMHMAATSGAFNIVLREGRSKAALHFIPKSTRRMLFGLLATVVGFVVKPFAKKRGEKLFYYGLIRLMKGSGNLRGLFGRAHNYYDVIDGN
- a CDS encoding long-chain fatty acid--CoA ligase, with product MKGQMMHRPLKIADIITFAAANYPQGELVSVRTEGDIHRATYRETARRTAQLAHGLKKLGVNPGDRIATLAWNGYRHFELYYAISGIGAVCHTINPRLSAEQMIYIVNHAHDRIIFCDTTFVPIIEKLRSHFPDDLRVVLMTDRAHMPQTSLEGVLCYEDILEGQPSEIDWPDVDENDAAGLCYTSGTTGNPKGTLFSHRSTVLHAFTLCVTIPKVLQEGGRILPVVPLFHVNAWGLPYAAPLSGASLIFPGAALDGKSLFDLMDREKVFSAWGVPTVWLGLMNEISQRGALPHGFGDVVIGGSAAPRALIEAFETRGVNVCHAWGMTEMSPLGTQCNLPPDMADWPLEQRIDRKQSQGRGVFGVDMKIVDDAGERQPHDGRSAGHLYVRGNTITSGYFNDPEASAPVFDNDGWFCTGDIATIDPQGFLKITDRSKDLIKSGGEWISSLDLENIVMSHPGVANCAVIAVPDPKWDERPLLIVVPREDAQPQKEELLDMLAEKLAKWQVPDEIVFVDQLPLTATGKVSKLTLRKQRAEGGL
- a CDS encoding SDR family NAD(P)-dependent oxidoreductase; amino-acid sequence: MTPDTLFGLSGKTALVTGGATGIGRMAAEGLVAAGARVFIASRKEDACRSAASELNTAGYSGSAEGFGGDVASEEGIEALVADVRARTGQLDILMNNAGTSWGTPLGDFPYFAWERVMQLNVTGLFHLTQSLLPLLEATASDDDPARVVNVGSVMGETPHGDRAYSYAASKAAVHHLTRILAKELAEKRITVNALAPGPFVSKMTAFATADEDVRGRVGAQVPLGRVGRSEDIAAALQFLCGRGGSYVTGAILPISGGINVETGPDLFQEAYT
- a CDS encoding MaoC family dehydratase, giving the protein MSGQEVGCSSWFLIDQARIDSFADVTQDHQFIHVDPLRAAETPFGGTIAHGFLTLSLLSAMGLEAQPQIENSTMGINYGFDRIRFLSPVRVGSRVRGRFVLANVREVSTSDVDILWKATVEIEGEARPALKADWLNRFYLAKDGETKTAC
- a CDS encoding nitronate monooxygenase family protein, translated to MLKTRTLPSALQGLRLPAVAAPLFIVSCPELVIAQCKAGVIGSFPALNARDEPDGPVMLETWLQTITEELDRHNQANPDRPAAPFAVNQIVHRSNERLERDVDICARWKVPIWITSMGARVEVNEAAHSCGGIALHDVINNTYAKKAVEKGADGLIAVAAGAGGHGGPQSPFALVREIREWFDGPLLLAGAISTGEALLAARVLGADLGYVGSPFVATDEANADPAYKDLMVLGGAEDVLTSSLFTGHPANYLKGSLSRVGLDPDNLPGTWEVSVMPDDSPLPKAWREIWGAGQGIGAIKSVGPAATVVDRLEREYLDACLRLKENL
- a CDS encoding acyl-CoA dehydrogenase family protein; this translates as MDLGITDRVKPLIEQVRQMVETEIAPLDAEFHHEVGKHPSGDRFQHTQRQLDILEELKAKAKERGLWNFWLTDSERGFGLTTVEYAYLAEEMGKVGIAAEVFNCNAPDTGNMEVLERYGIGKHKERWLKPLLEGTIRSAYLMSEPEVASSDATNISLEAVREGDEWVLNGEKWWATGAGDPRCKLYIVMAATDPSAHKHSRHSMFLVPSDASGIEVLRPMQVFGADDAPHGHMHIRFTNVRVPAEDLVLGEGRGFEVAQGRLGPGRIHHCMRAIGQAEMALELLCRRAMQREAFGKKLTDLGANYDIIADARMEIEMARLLCLKAAWMMDTQGTRAAQPWISKIKVVAPLTALKVVDEAMQVHGAAGISQDFPLAAMWTHLRTLRFADGPDAVHRRQVARTELRKYTNDKV